A genomic region of Gemmata massiliana contains the following coding sequences:
- a CDS encoding P-loop NTPase family protein produces MTAPGGVNHPVGESHVTLEHVTAGQHVFAVQGDLHLTTMSAADVADTVEVQAVDPSTRVWEPAILSTLQPAQHFAGREGILDDLSKWAKRVRVQDRVVALVAVGGTGKTAVAERILRALPKNRKAGVFVWSFYEKPQTEAFLRATCDYFCGTTPVTSGGLLAHLQQGLRAAELPHLLILDGLELVQATGMTGKALGELEDPLLKQLLRWLASGHGGRARVLVTSRFPLSDLSDWEGQGYRSILLVDLEPAAARSLLQRRGVKGDDQALNALAESVHRHALTVDVLGLYLNRFGGGDPNNAPQFDLSTLKSDQKGARLTRVLESYADKLPPGERDLLARLSLFPRGVTVEYLRFIIGAGHHVAGALSDYGPVQLLGMLGDLHDLGLAFRSERQGGKHVLGPPISTRLFPLPPRHN; encoded by the coding sequence ATGACCGCCCCCGGTGGGGTTAATCATCCCGTCGGGGAGTCTCATGTTACCCTCGAGCACGTTACAGCAGGGCAACACGTCTTTGCGGTTCAGGGCGATCTCCACCTGACCACCATGTCGGCTGCGGATGTGGCCGACACGGTGGAGGTACAAGCGGTTGACCCTTCCACCCGGGTGTGGGAGCCGGCCATCCTCAGTACCCTTCAGCCGGCACAGCACTTCGCTGGCCGTGAGGGCATTCTCGACGACCTCTCCAAGTGGGCCAAGCGGGTTCGAGTCCAAGACCGGGTCGTCGCTCTGGTAGCTGTTGGTGGAACGGGCAAGACGGCCGTGGCAGAGCGGATCCTCCGTGCTCTTCCGAAGAATCGCAAGGCCGGCGTGTTCGTCTGGAGCTTCTACGAGAAACCACAGACGGAGGCGTTCCTCCGAGCCACGTGTGATTACTTCTGCGGTACCACACCAGTCACATCGGGCGGACTGCTCGCTCACCTCCAGCAAGGGCTCCGGGCAGCCGAACTGCCTCACCTTTTGATCCTCGACGGGTTGGAGTTGGTCCAAGCAACCGGGATGACTGGAAAGGCATTGGGAGAACTCGAAGACCCACTACTGAAGCAACTACTTCGGTGGCTTGCGTCGGGCCACGGTGGACGGGCAAGAGTGCTCGTTACCAGTCGGTTCCCACTCTCAGATCTCTCCGACTGGGAGGGCCAAGGATATCGCTCGATCCTTCTCGTAGACCTCGAACCGGCAGCCGCACGATCACTCCTACAGAGGCGGGGAGTCAAGGGCGACGACCAGGCCCTCAATGCCTTGGCTGAGAGCGTCCACCGACACGCCCTGACGGTCGATGTCCTCGGTTTGTACCTTAACCGGTTCGGCGGTGGCGATCCTAACAATGCCCCCCAGTTCGATCTCTCAACGCTGAAAAGCGATCAGAAGGGGGCGCGGTTGACGAGAGTGCTGGAGAGTTATGCCGACAAACTACCACCGGGAGAGCGTGACCTATTGGCCCGGTTGTCGCTATTCCCTCGCGGGGTCACCGTCGAGTACCTCAGGTTCATCATCGGAGCGGGCCACCACGTCGCAGGTGCCTTATCCGACTACGGGCCGGTCCAGTTGCTTGGTATGCTGGGGGATCTTCACGATCTCGGGCTGGCGTTCCGCTCAGAGCGGCAAGGAGGGAAGCACGTACTCGGCCCACCCATTTCTACGAGACTTTTTCCGCTCCCTCCTCGGCACAACTAA
- a CDS encoding cyclic nucleotide-binding domain-containing protein, whose translation MMNPQNNKPLPPKLVEIWERLGVETLPEFTQSIQGLRHLDTKWRLATLCYELAGRAWGGQFLLSGTQAGVLAGVSQGTISRWLREFESERLILCVRKGDPRKKIASVYVWVDSTTVATRVLNYRKAVAFGQVPTRALGA comes from the coding sequence GTGATGAACCCGCAAAACAATAAACCGCTCCCGCCGAAGCTCGTGGAGATCTGGGAGCGACTCGGTGTTGAGACGCTCCCAGAGTTCACGCAATCAATTCAGGGCTTGCGGCACCTCGACACAAAGTGGCGGTTGGCCACGCTGTGCTACGAACTGGCGGGCCGGGCGTGGGGCGGGCAGTTCCTACTCAGCGGCACCCAAGCCGGTGTGCTCGCGGGCGTGAGTCAGGGAACCATTTCCAGGTGGCTCCGTGAGTTCGAGTCGGAGCGACTGATCCTGTGCGTTCGGAAGGGCGATCCTCGGAAAAAGATCGCCAGTGTATATGTGTGGGTGGACTCGACGACCGTTGCCACTCGGGTATTGAACTACCGGAAAGCCGTAGCTTTCGGACAGGTTCCTACGCGAGCCCTTGGAGCATAG
- a CDS encoding ISAs1 family transposase, whose product MPLALTTVFADLPDPRIETANKLHPLTDILVIATCAVIAGADGWEEIAEYGQSKEDFFRRFLELPNGVPSHDTFERVFAKLDPDAFADRFGRGMRALCESTGLVHIAVDGKSARRSAQGTFTGCLHLVSAWATESRLILGQRSVPEGGHEITTVPDLLAALNLNGAVVTLDAAGCQKATVEQIRQQGGDYVVRVKGNQKGLHDAVADVFDRAGGAELAGCDMAGEAGVGHGREEERYVTVVQDPEGLPGGWTDVGAVALVCRERRAKGQKSEGTGHYYITSLRVRAAVLAGYIRNHWGIENGLHWVLDVAFREDDSRARTGHAAANLGMLRRVAVSLLTRTKVKGSIKTRRMKAGWDDNYLLQVIQGITA is encoded by the coding sequence ATGCCCCTCGCGCTGACCACGGTGTTTGCGGACCTGCCCGACCCACGGATCGAGACTGCCAACAAGTTGCACCCGCTGACGGACATCCTGGTGATCGCGACGTGCGCGGTGATCGCTGGGGCCGACGGGTGGGAGGAGATCGCCGAGTACGGACAGAGCAAGGAGGACTTCTTTCGACGGTTCCTCGAACTGCCCAACGGGGTGCCGAGCCACGATACATTCGAGCGCGTGTTCGCCAAACTCGATCCCGATGCGTTCGCCGACCGGTTCGGGCGCGGGATGCGCGCGTTGTGCGAATCGACGGGGTTGGTCCACATCGCGGTCGACGGGAAGAGCGCACGGCGTTCGGCCCAAGGCACGTTCACCGGGTGCCTGCACTTGGTCAGCGCATGGGCCACCGAGAGCCGCCTGATCCTGGGCCAGCGGTCGGTGCCCGAGGGCGGGCACGAGATCACCACGGTGCCCGACCTGTTGGCCGCGCTGAACCTGAACGGCGCGGTGGTGACGCTGGACGCGGCCGGGTGTCAGAAGGCCACGGTCGAGCAGATCCGCCAGCAGGGTGGGGACTATGTGGTGCGCGTGAAGGGGAACCAGAAGGGGCTGCACGACGCCGTGGCCGACGTGTTCGACCGCGCCGGGGGCGCGGAGCTCGCGGGGTGCGACATGGCGGGCGAGGCGGGGGTGGGGCACGGGCGCGAGGAAGAGCGGTACGTGACTGTGGTCCAAGACCCCGAGGGCTTGCCGGGCGGGTGGACCGATGTCGGCGCGGTCGCACTGGTGTGTCGGGAGCGCCGGGCCAAAGGCCAGAAGAGCGAAGGCACGGGGCACTACTACATCACCAGCTTGCGCGTGCGCGCGGCGGTGTTGGCGGGTTACATCCGGAACCATTGGGGCATCGAGAATGGGCTGCATTGGGTGTTGGACGTGGCGTTCCGTGAGGACGATAGCCGCGCCCGCACCGGACACGCGGCAGCGAATCTGGGGATGCTCCGGCGCGTGGCCGTGTCCCTGTTGACGCGCACCAAGGTCAAAGGCAGTATCAAAACCCGGCGCATGAAGGCCGGGTGGGATGACAACTACCTACTGCAAGTTATCCAAGGAATTACAGCCTAA
- a CDS encoding S1C family serine protease translates to MSSLHAAPPAFNAAEARKSVVYIKRITPGLGPAVGSGFLVSHDGLIFTNRHVALPSDEGIKGSITLVGVPSVKDPDVLDYFRAETVYTPEKKENLDFAVLKIEARKDGPKFRPLPLSYDKLDLGSDVAVLGYPYVQENQPNLSFNKGSISATRVRIGDRSFYQTDAAINPGNSGGPLLNKNGEAVGVVTFKKGNANNIGFALNLGEVKAAAEQAEKKAASVKPVPGPLDPAALPVVASIAPKKDNWDATTGELREHKGALVLDNNGGPYWITSKEPLPQNFQLVVQCRIEFLKGNQQLQPSQRSILRTLCVRFDSPDTKTMILERKGSLVEFSHELLILSKEGAGDTVKVERKGNSEEPFVLVITKVGGDYTIAVDGEILLKYHDDKPLKGGHKFCLGGFLSRLYVGDVSVIKLEATPAKAGGEPSPSKPDKQSSPDPKGPRSM, encoded by the coding sequence GTGAGCTCCCTGCACGCCGCGCCACCCGCGTTCAATGCCGCGGAAGCCCGGAAAAGTGTCGTGTACATCAAGCGTATCACTCCGGGCTTGGGACCGGCGGTGGGGTCTGGTTTTCTCGTCAGTCACGACGGCCTGATCTTCACCAACCGGCATGTGGCCCTACCGTCCGATGAGGGGATCAAGGGGTCGATCACCCTGGTCGGTGTTCCTTCCGTCAAAGATCCTGATGTACTCGACTACTTTCGAGCCGAAACCGTTTACACACCGGAGAAAAAGGAAAACCTGGACTTCGCGGTTCTCAAGATCGAAGCCCGCAAGGACGGGCCGAAGTTCCGGCCACTGCCGCTCTCCTACGACAAGCTCGACCTCGGGAGCGATGTGGCCGTTCTCGGATACCCATACGTCCAGGAGAATCAGCCCAACTTGTCGTTCAACAAGGGCAGTATCTCGGCTACCCGTGTTCGGATCGGGGACCGGTCGTTCTACCAGACGGACGCCGCCATCAATCCCGGCAACTCGGGCGGGCCGCTTCTGAACAAGAACGGGGAGGCGGTCGGGGTCGTCACATTCAAGAAGGGGAACGCCAACAACATCGGCTTCGCTTTAAACCTCGGTGAGGTCAAGGCCGCGGCGGAGCAAGCCGAGAAAAAGGCTGCGAGCGTAAAGCCCGTACCCGGGCCACTCGATCCCGCCGCCCTACCGGTCGTCGCCAGCATTGCGCCCAAGAAGGACAACTGGGACGCGACCACCGGTGAGTTACGCGAGCACAAGGGGGCACTCGTCCTGGACAACAATGGAGGCCCTTACTGGATCACGAGCAAGGAACCATTGCCCCAAAATTTCCAGCTGGTTGTTCAGTGCCGCATCGAGTTTCTGAAGGGGAACCAGCAGCTCCAACCTTCGCAGCGATCCATTTTGCGAACCCTCTGTGTCCGCTTCGACAGCCCGGACACTAAGACGATGATCCTGGAACGCAAGGGCAGCCTCGTGGAGTTCAGCCACGAACTGCTGATCCTCTCTAAGGAGGGTGCGGGCGATACGGTCAAGGTCGAACGGAAGGGGAACTCCGAGGAGCCGTTCGTTCTGGTAATTACCAAGGTGGGCGGCGACTACACGATCGCCGTGGACGGCGAGATCCTGCTGAAGTATCACGACGACAAGCCACTGAAAGGGGGACACAAGTTCTGCTTGGGTGGCTTCCTTTCGCGTCTCTACGTTGGCGACGTCTCAGTCATCAAGTTGGAAGCCACGCCCGCAAAAGCAGGCGGAGAGCCGTCGCCCTCCAAGCCGGACAAGCAGTCGAGCCCCGATCCCAAGGGGCCGAGATCGATGTGA